From a region of the Calonectris borealis chromosome 2, bCalBor7.hap1.2, whole genome shotgun sequence genome:
- the PTF1A gene encoding pancreas transcription factor 1 subunit alpha, translated as METVLLEHFPGGLDSFSSPPYFDEEDFFPEPPPRDALAADGLLEPDVDFLSRQLQEYYRDGGDPEGGYRCPAPAATFPPSPASPGFAYECCGAAGAALLSPGGRLQALGSAKRRRRVRSEAELQQLRQAANVRERRRMQSINDAFEGLRSHIPTLPYEKRLSKVDTLRLAIGYINFLSELVQSDLPLRSASSESPSQPKKIIICHRGTRSPSPSDPDYGLPPLAGHSLSWTDEKQLKEQNIIRTAKVWTPEDPRKVNNKPSLNDIENEPPFDFVA; from the exons ATGGAGACGGTGCTGCTGGAGCACTTCCCCGGGGGACTGGACTCCTTCTCCTCGCCCCCCTACTTCGACGAGGAGGACTTCTTCCCCGAGCCGCCCCCGCGGGACGCGCTGGCCGCCGACGGGCTGCTGGAGCCGGACGTGGACTTCCTCAGCCGGCAGCTGCAGGAGTACTACCGCGACGGCGGCGACCCCGAGGGCGGCTACCGCTGCCCGGCGCCGGCCGCCACCTTCCCGCCGTCGCCCGCCTCGCCCGGCTTCGCCTACGAGtgctgcggggcggcgggcgcggcgctgcTGTCCCCCGGGGGGCGGCTCCAGGCGCTGGGCTCGGccaagcggcggcggcgggtgcgcTCCGAGgcggagctgcagcagctccggcAGGCCGCCAACGTGCGGGAGCGGCGGCGGATGCAGTCCATCAACGACGCCTTCGAGGGGCTGCGCTCGCACATCCCCACCCTGCCTTACGAGAAGCGGCTCTCCAAGGTGGACACGCTGCGCCTGGCCATCGGCTACATCAACTTCCTCAGCGAGCTAGTGCAGTCCGACCTGCCGCTGCGCAGCGCCAGCAGCGAGAGCCCCAGCCAGCCCAAGAAAATTATCATCTGCCACCGCGGCACAA gATCTCCCTCTCCGAGCGACCCCGACTACGGACTCCCCCCTCTGGCCGGTCACTCGCTGTCGTGGACTGATGAAAAgcaactcaaggaacaaaacatcATCCGGACAGCCAAAGTGTGGACCCCCGAGGACCCGCGGAAGGTGAACAACAAACCCTCCCTCAACGACATCGAGAACGAACCCCCGTTCGACTTCGTGGCGTGA